The Dama dama isolate Ldn47 chromosome 28, ASM3311817v1, whole genome shotgun sequence genome has a window encoding:
- the LOC133048284 gene encoding keratin, type I cytoskeletal 18, with amino-acid sequence MSFSAQSTFSNYRSLGSVRSSGHRVRPVSSAASVYAGAGGSGSRISVSRSTSVRGGWGSGNLGAGMAGGLVGVGGIQGEKETMQDLNDRLASYLEKVRSLEADNRRLESKIREHLEKKGPQVRDWGHYLKIIEDLRVQIFANSVDNARVVLQIDNARLAADDFRVKYETELAMRQSVESDIHGLRKVIDDTNVTRLQLETEIEALKEELLFMKKNHEEEVKGLQNQIANSGLTVELDAPKPQDLSKIMADIRAQYDELAQKNREELDKYWSQQIEESTTVVTSQTAEIGAAEMTLTELRRTVQSLEIDLDSMRNLKASLENSLREVETRYAMQMEQLNGVLLHLESELAQTRAEGQRQTQEYEALLNVKVKLEAEINTYRRLLEDGEDFSLGDALDSSNSKQTIHKTTTLRLVDGKVVSETSDTKVMRH; translated from the coding sequence ATGAGCTTCAGCGCCCAATCCACCTTCTCCAACTACCGGTCCCTGGGCTCCGTGCGGTCGTCGGGCCACCGGGTCCGACCGGTCAGCAGCGCGGCCAGCGTCTATGCAGGCGCCGGGGGCTCGGGCTCCCGGATCTCCGTGTCCCGCTCCACCAGCGTCCGGGGCGGCTGGGGGTCCGGGAACCTGGGCGCCGGGATGGCTGGGGGTCTGGTGGGTGTAGGGGGCATCCAGGGCGAGAAGGAGACCATGCAAGACCTGAATGACCGCCTGGCCTCCTACCTGGAGAaggtgaggagcctggaggctgatAACCGGAGACTGGAGAGCAAAATCCGGGAACACCTGGAGAAGAAGGGACCCCAGGTCAGAGACTGGGGGCATTACCTGAAGATCATCGAGGACCTGAGGGTTCAGATTTTTGCAAATTCTGTGGACAACGCCCGCGTCGTTCTGCAGATTGACAATGCCCGTCTTGCTGCTGATGACTTCAGAGTCAAGTATGAGACAGAGCTGGCCATGCGCCAGTCTGTGGAGAGTGACATACATGGGCTCCGCAAGGTCATCGATGACACCAATGTCACCCGGCTGCAGCTGGAGACTGAGATcgaggctctcaaggaggagctGCTCTTCATGAAGAAGAACCATGAGGAGGAAGTAAAGGGTCTACAAAACCAGATTGCCAACTCTGGGCTGACTGTGGAGTTAGATGCCCCCAAACCTCAGGACCTCAGCAAGATCATGGCAGACATCCGGGCCCAGTATGACGAGCTGGCTCAGAAGAACCGAGAGGAGCTGGACAAGTACTGGTCCCAGCAGATTGAGGAGAGCACCACAGTGGTCACCTCGCAGACTGCCGAGATAGGAGCTGCTGAGATGACCCTCACAGAGCTGAGGCGCACCGTCCAGTCCCTGGAGATCGACCTGGACTCCATGAGAAACCTGAAGGCCAGCTTGGAGAACAGCCTGAGGGAAGTGGAGACCCGCTACGCCATGCAGATGGAGCAGCTCAATGGAGTCCTCCTGCACCTGGAGTCAGAGCTGGCTCAGACCCGGGCAGAGGGGCAACGCCAGACCCAGGAGTACGAGGCCCTGCTGAATGTCAAGGTCAAGCTGGAGGCTGAAATCAATACCTACCGCCGCCTGCTGGAAGATGGGGAGGATTTCAGCCTTGGCGATGCTCTGGACAGCAGCAACTCCAAGCAAACCATCCATAAGACCACCACCCTCCGGCTCGTGGATGGCAAAGTGGTGTCTGAGACCTCAGACACCAAAGTTATGAGGCACTGA